From a single Hypanus sabinus isolate sHypSab1 chromosome 7, sHypSab1.hap1, whole genome shotgun sequence genomic region:
- the lmo2 gene encoding rhombotin-2: MSAAIERKSLENAEEPVDEVLQIPPSLLTCGGCQQNIGDRYFLKAIDQYWHEDCLSCDLCGCRLGEVGRRLYYKLGRKLCRRDYLRLFGQDGLCSACDKRIRAYEMTMRVKDKVYHLECFKCAACQKHFCVGDRYLLINTDIVCEQDIYEWTKLNGMI, from the exons AGAGCCAGTGGATGAGGTTCTGCAGATTCCACCTTCGTTGTTAACATGTGGAGGTTGTCAGCAGAATATTGGCGATCGTTATTTCCTGAAGGCCATTGATCAGTATTGGCACGAAGACTGTCTGAGCTGTGACCTGTGTGGCTGCAGACTAGGAGAAGTGGGTAGGAGACTGTACTACAAACTCGGTAGAAAGCTCTGCCGCAGAGATTATCTCAG GTTATTTGGCCAAGATGGACTTTGTTCTGCCTGTGACAAGCGAATCCGAGCCTATGAAATGACAATGCGAGTAAAGGACAAGGTTTACCACCTGGAGTGTTTTAAATGTGCTGCTTGTCAAAAGCATTTCTGTGTGGGAGACAGATACCTGCTCATCAACACAGACATCGTCTGTGAACAGGATATTTATGAATGGACTAAACTCAATGGAATGATCTAG